Proteins encoded together in one Lysinibacillus sp. FSL K6-0232 window:
- the fsa gene encoding fructose-6-phosphate aldolase, protein MKFFIDTANFEEIKEAHAWGILSGVTTNPSLVAKEENVSFHDRLREIAELVDGSVSGEVIALDAEGMIKEGLELAAIAPNITVKLPMTPAGLEACRFFANKGIKTNVTLIFSANQALMAARAGATYVSPFIGRLDDIGQNGVELIETIADIFTIHNIDTQIIAASVRHPQHVTAAALAGAHISTTPFKVLKQLFTHPLTEKGIEGFLADWNKRKSE, encoded by the coding sequence ATGAAATTTTTCATTGATACAGCAAACTTTGAAGAGATTAAAGAGGCACATGCATGGGGTATTTTATCAGGAGTGACAACAAACCCATCATTAGTTGCTAAAGAAGAGAATGTTTCTTTCCATGATCGTCTTCGTGAAATCGCGGAGCTTGTTGACGGCTCTGTAAGTGGAGAAGTGATTGCACTTGATGCAGAAGGTATGATTAAAGAAGGCTTGGAATTAGCTGCAATTGCGCCAAATATTACAGTAAAGCTACCAATGACACCAGCAGGATTAGAGGCTTGTCGCTTCTTTGCCAACAAAGGCATTAAAACAAACGTAACATTAATCTTTAGTGCCAACCAAGCATTAATGGCTGCGCGTGCAGGTGCTACATATGTGTCACCATTTATCGGCCGTTTAGATGATATTGGTCAAAATGGTGTTGAGCTCATCGAAACAATTGCAGATATTTTTACAATCCATAATATCGATACGCAAATTATTGCTGCCTCTGTTCGCCATCCACAGCATGTTACAGCAGCAGCTTTAGCGGGCGCACATATTTCAACGACTCCATTTAAAGTATTAAAGCAACTTTTCACCCATCCATTAACGGAAAAAGGAATTGAAGGATTTTTAGCGGATTGGAATAAGAGAAAAAGCGAATAA